The Cygnus atratus isolate AKBS03 ecotype Queensland, Australia chromosome 2, CAtr_DNAZoo_HiC_assembly, whole genome shotgun sequence genome window below encodes:
- the AGR3 gene encoding anterior gradient protein 3 produces MLHSTLALPLLLIAVSSNLAMAIKKEKRAPQTLSRGWGDEITWVQTYEEGLYQAKKSNKPLMVIHHLEDCQYCQALKKAFAENEEVQEMAQNNFVMLNLMHETTDKNLSPDGQYVPRIMFIDPSLTVRADITGRYSNRLYAYEPQDIPFLIQNMKKALRLIQTEL; encoded by the exons ATGCTCCATTCAACATTGGCCTTGCCCCTCCTGCTAATTGCAGTCTCATCAAACCTTGCAATGgcaatcaaaaaggaaaaaagagcacCTCAGACACTGTCAAGAG GGTGGGGAGATGAAATAACCTGGGTACAAACTTATGAGGAAGGGCTTTATCAAGCAAAGAAAAG taACAAACCACTGATGGTCATTCACCATTTGGAAGACTGCCAATACTGCCAAg CACTGAAGAAAGcttttgctgaaaatgaagaggtACAAGAAATGGCCCAAAATAACTTCGTTATGCTGAATCTCATG CATGAAACTACAGATAAAAACCTGTCACCTGATGGACAATATGTGCCTCGAATCATGTTCATAG ACCCGTCTCTCACAGTAAGAGCTGATATCACAGGAAGATACTCTAATCGGCTATACGCTTATGAGCCACAAGACATACCATTCT taatacAGAACATGAAGAAAGCATTACGTCTCATTCAGACAGAACTGTAA